One segment of Acidovorax sp. DW039 DNA contains the following:
- a CDS encoding pectate lyase, with protein MKRRDFALTAALSPLLMTACGGGGGSSGGVEPINFTGAKAEAAAGLKRAAQYMDEVVSYQGGYVWSYSPDLKQTFGEMEAYRTMCWIQPPGTPSVGHVYLDAYHATGDERYYQAAERTTLAIIAAQHSSGGWNYIHDFAGEDSLKKWYDTIGKNGWRLEEFQHYYGNATFDDAGTAVASQLLLRMYVEKRDARFLAPLQKAIDFVVKAQFGPEYGIANGGWPQRFPHFPGSVSSMPLPNAGQIPPGGIAGMADGDYTLHVTFNDDVMGENIKFLTLCVIALGETRLIGNIERAMECMRLMQQPGPQAGWSLQHLSRPTDGRPAGAPAGARSYEPRSLATHTTQTNINQLFNYFQLTGDKKYLARIPEAIAWLKSCPLPADAATKNPLLGGGRTHPTFIELGTNDGLYMHRYGSNIHNGAYYADKDYTNTISHYSAGRTINIAALESTYNKLNSMTSAEIAAMVAKSPLKTSGTRELPKYFSIREVDFPDLFAGAVMTTPTVPDSEAQTLLAELGSKSYWTSPVPEIVNPYKGDGPSTAYTGTAYRSKHVGDVYDTSPYPADNPPEIEPYVKREKPQFIVTSEWIRRMGRLIAYLTPVA; from the coding sequence ATGAAACGCAGAGACTTTGCCCTGACCGCCGCCCTGTCACCCCTGCTGATGACAGCCTGCGGCGGAGGGGGCGGCAGCAGTGGCGGCGTGGAGCCCATCAATTTCACAGGAGCCAAGGCCGAGGCGGCCGCGGGCCTCAAGCGCGCTGCGCAGTACATGGACGAGGTGGTGTCGTACCAGGGCGGCTACGTGTGGTCTTACTCGCCTGACCTGAAGCAGACCTTTGGCGAAATGGAGGCCTACCGCACCATGTGCTGGATTCAGCCACCCGGCACGCCCTCGGTGGGCCATGTGTATCTGGACGCCTACCACGCTACCGGTGACGAGCGCTACTACCAGGCGGCTGAGCGCACCACCCTGGCCATCATCGCGGCCCAGCACAGCTCGGGCGGCTGGAACTACATCCACGACTTTGCGGGCGAAGACTCGCTCAAGAAGTGGTACGACACCATTGGCAAGAACGGCTGGCGGCTGGAAGAGTTCCAGCACTACTACGGCAACGCCACGTTTGACGATGCTGGCACGGCAGTGGCATCGCAACTGCTGCTGCGCATGTATGTGGAAAAGCGCGACGCCCGCTTTCTGGCCCCACTGCAAAAAGCCATCGACTTTGTGGTGAAGGCCCAGTTTGGCCCCGAGTACGGTATTGCCAACGGTGGCTGGCCGCAGCGCTTTCCGCACTTCCCCGGCTCGGTCAGCAGCATGCCGCTGCCCAATGCAGGGCAGATTCCGCCCGGCGGCATTGCGGGCATGGCCGATGGCGACTACACCCTGCACGTCACCTTCAACGATGACGTGATGGGCGAGAACATCAAGTTCCTGACCCTGTGCGTGATTGCCCTGGGCGAGACGCGCCTGATCGGCAACATCGAGCGCGCGATGGAATGCATGCGCCTGATGCAGCAGCCCGGCCCCCAGGCAGGCTGGAGCCTGCAGCACCTCTCGCGCCCCACGGATGGCCGCCCCGCTGGCGCGCCCGCGGGGGCACGCAGTTACGAGCCCCGCTCGCTGGCCACGCATACCACGCAGACCAACATCAACCAGCTGTTCAACTACTTCCAGCTCACGGGCGACAAGAAGTACCTGGCCCGCATCCCCGAGGCGATTGCCTGGCTCAAGAGCTGCCCCCTGCCCGCCGACGCAGCCACCAAGAACCCGCTGCTCGGCGGTGGCCGCACCCACCCCACCTTCATCGAGCTGGGCACCAACGACGGGCTGTACATGCACCGCTATGGCTCCAACATCCACAACGGTGCCTACTACGCCGACAAGGACTACACCAACACCATCAGCCACTACTCGGCAGGCCGCACGATCAACATCGCTGCACTGGAGAGCACCTACAACAAGCTCAACAGCATGACCAGCGCAGAGATTGCCGCCATGGTGGCCAAGTCACCACTCAAGACCAGCGGCACCCGTGAGCTGCCCAAGTACTTCTCGATCCGTGAGGTGGACTTCCCCGACCTGTTTGCAGGGGCCGTGATGACCACGCCCACCGTGCCCGACAGCGAAGCGCAAACCCTGCTGGCAGAGCTGGGCAGCAAAAGCTACTGGACTTCGCCCGTGCCAGAAATCGTCAACCCCTACAAGGGCGACGGGCCAAGCACCGCCTACACGGGCACGGCCTACCGCAGCAAGCATGTGGGTGATGTGTACGACACCTCGCCCTACCCCGCCGACAACCCGCCCGAAATCGAGCCCTACGTGAAGCGTGAGAAGCCGCAGTTCATCGTCACGTCCGAGTGGATTCGCCGCATGGGCCGGCTCATCGCCTACCTCACCCCCGTGGCCTGA
- a CDS encoding ferric reductase-like transmembrane domain-containing protein: MKKVLASALALAALVWALTVPWQGPAMNVWAWRNQILLLTGLGAWVLMSLIMVLSLRPVWLERPLGGMDKIYRLHKWAGIGAVVLSLLHYGTQLSKSVLVAWVGRPVRSPRPDWWLNVFRHSAEEMGEWAVWFLAAMLVITLWQRFPYHLWRYLHKLLAVVYLVLAFHAVVLVPPDWWVQPAGALVAVCTLAGVVCAVRSLGGRIGRSRRHPARVVDVQVHASGVVELECQVEGTWSHRAGQFAFLTVSQAEGHHPFTLVNADQRDGRVRFAIKPLGDYTARLAQRVSVGQAVWVEGPYGRFDFRRDKAPEQVWVAAGIGATPFVAWLESLQAAPEQAPVVQLHYCVRNENEAVFARRMQQLCASLPRVTLHIHYSDTQGPVAADALLASASPRASVWFCGPQGFGQALRSAMQRLGRRPRSFHQELFQMR, translated from the coding sequence ATGAAAAAAGTTCTCGCAAGCGCTTTGGCGCTGGCCGCGTTGGTGTGGGCGCTGACCGTGCCCTGGCAAGGCCCCGCCATGAATGTGTGGGCCTGGCGCAACCAGATTCTGCTGCTCACCGGGCTGGGGGCCTGGGTGCTGATGTCCCTGATCATGGTGCTGTCGCTGCGGCCCGTATGGTTGGAGCGGCCTTTGGGCGGCATGGACAAGATCTACCGCCTGCACAAGTGGGCTGGCATTGGGGCCGTGGTGCTGTCACTGCTGCACTACGGCACGCAGTTGTCCAAGAGCGTGCTGGTGGCTTGGGTAGGCCGCCCGGTGCGTTCGCCGCGCCCTGACTGGTGGCTGAACGTGTTTCGCCATTCTGCTGAGGAAATGGGTGAGTGGGCCGTGTGGTTCCTGGCGGCCATGCTGGTCATCACGCTGTGGCAGCGCTTTCCGTACCATCTCTGGCGCTACCTGCACAAGTTGCTGGCGGTGGTGTACCTGGTGCTGGCCTTCCATGCAGTGGTGCTGGTGCCGCCCGACTGGTGGGTCCAACCTGCCGGTGCGCTGGTGGCTGTGTGCACGCTGGCAGGTGTGGTGTGCGCCGTGCGTTCGCTGGGCGGGCGCATCGGGCGCAGCCGCCGCCACCCTGCGCGGGTGGTGGATGTGCAGGTGCATGCCAGCGGGGTGGTCGAGCTGGAGTGCCAGGTGGAAGGCACATGGAGCCACCGGGCCGGGCAGTTTGCGTTTTTGACGGTGAGCCAGGCCGAGGGGCATCACCCCTTCACCCTGGTCAATGCCGACCAGCGCGACGGGCGGGTGCGGTTCGCCATCAAGCCGCTGGGCGATTACACGGCCCGGCTGGCCCAGCGCGTCTCTGTGGGCCAGGCGGTGTGGGTGGAGGGGCCCTATGGCCGGTTTGACTTCCGCCGCGACAAGGCCCCCGAGCAGGTGTGGGTGGCTGCGGGCATTGGGGCCACACCTTTTGTGGCGTGGCTGGAGTCGCTTCAGGCCGCGCCTGAGCAGGCCCCGGTGGTGCAGTTGCACTACTGCGTGCGCAATGAGAACGAGGCGGTGTTTGCGCGCCGCATGCAGCAGCTGTGCGCATCGCTGCCCCGCGTGACCCTGCACATCCACTACAGCGACACCCAAGGCCCCGTGGCGGCAGACGCCCTGCTGGCCAGCGCAAGCCCGCGCGCCAGCGTGTGGTTTTGCGGGCCGCAAGGGTTTGGGCAGGCACTGCGCTCTGCCATGCAGCGCCTGGGGCGCAGGCCCCGCAGCTTTCATCAGGAGCTGTTTCAGATGCGATGA
- a CDS encoding DUF4139 domain-containing protein, which yields MAQDTASRIARVTVYPGSATVERVAKVPAGARSITLGCLPASLDAQSLQINADPAVRVGEFNVRTEDRDVVAACASPLDGRIRELEDQIAALKAEAASLELVDGYLKNVATAGGGLETPSGRPQAATPAQITATAETLRKSAQESQTRAYQLQRKQQALELALKPLTAERERTASQRAQVVSVTVTLATEREAELRLSYQVRGTGWQPTYRATLDAAKPSVLLERQALVAQNSGEDWSNVQLTLSTGQPGRATQGRLPRPWTLDIAPPVPKSAPAVAMAMSAPAPASPVARRGVAEDALPSFEVSTTDKAFATEFAVPQRITVPSNGQRVTLALGNYTAPVTLITRTAPAVEEAAYLVAELAPPPGVWPVGTANLYRDGAFVGTGRIDFAAATSANGTSSLAFGRDELITVRAEPVQDLTSSAGFTGSRVERRTRRAYTVENRHKTPVTLQVLHAAPQSRNEKIEVESRYQPQPADQAWNRTPGTVAWQQPLAAGATAQFSAEHTIRYAKDLDVQERQ from the coding sequence ATGGCGCAGGACACGGCTTCGCGCATCGCCCGTGTCACCGTCTACCCCGGCAGCGCCACGGTAGAGCGCGTGGCCAAGGTGCCTGCCGGTGCGCGCAGCATCACGCTGGGCTGCCTGCCCGCATCGCTGGATGCGCAAAGCCTGCAGATCAACGCCGACCCCGCCGTGCGCGTGGGCGAGTTCAATGTGCGCACCGAAGACCGCGACGTGGTGGCAGCGTGCGCCAGCCCGCTCGACGGGCGCATTCGCGAGCTGGAGGACCAGATCGCCGCCTTGAAGGCCGAGGCGGCCTCGCTAGAGCTGGTGGACGGCTACCTCAAAAACGTGGCCACGGCGGGTGGTGGGCTTGAGACGCCCAGCGGCCGCCCGCAAGCCGCCACACCCGCGCAGATCACCGCCACCGCAGAGACACTGCGCAAGTCGGCACAAGAATCACAAACCCGCGCCTACCAGCTGCAGCGCAAGCAGCAGGCTCTGGAACTCGCCCTCAAGCCCCTGACGGCAGAGCGTGAACGCACCGCCAGCCAGCGCGCGCAGGTGGTCTCTGTCACCGTCACCCTGGCCACCGAGCGCGAGGCCGAGCTGCGCCTGTCCTACCAGGTGCGCGGCACAGGCTGGCAGCCCACCTACCGCGCCACGCTCGACGCTGCCAAGCCCAGCGTGCTGCTGGAGCGCCAGGCCCTGGTGGCGCAAAACAGCGGCGAAGACTGGAGCAACGTGCAGCTCACCCTCTCCACCGGCCAGCCCGGCCGCGCCACCCAGGGCCGCCTGCCCCGCCCCTGGACGCTGGATATCGCCCCGCCCGTCCCCAAGTCGGCTCCGGCTGTCGCTATGGCGATGTCGGCACCGGCGCCCGCATCGCCCGTCGCACGGCGCGGCGTGGCCGAGGATGCCCTGCCCAGCTTTGAAGTGAGCACCACGGACAAAGCCTTTGCCACTGAATTTGCGGTGCCGCAGCGCATCACCGTGCCCTCCAACGGCCAGCGCGTCACGCTGGCGCTGGGCAACTACACCGCCCCGGTCACCCTCATTACCCGCACAGCCCCCGCCGTGGAAGAAGCAGCCTACCTGGTGGCCGAGCTGGCACCGCCCCCCGGCGTGTGGCCCGTGGGCACTGCCAACCTGTACCGAGATGGGGCCTTTGTGGGCACCGGGCGCATCGACTTTGCAGCGGCCACCAGTGCCAATGGCACCAGCAGCCTGGCCTTTGGGCGCGACGAACTGATCACCGTGCGCGCCGAGCCCGTGCAGGACCTGACCAGCAGCGCGGGCTTTACCGGCTCGCGCGTGGAGCGCCGCACCCGCCGCGCCTACACGGTAGAAAACCGCCACAAGACGCCCGTCACCCTGCAGGTGCTGCATGCCGCGCCCCAGTCGCGCAACGAGAAGATCGAGGTCGAATCGCGCTACCAGCCCCAGCCTGCCGACCAGGCCTGGAACCGCACACCCGGCACCGTGGCCTGGCAACAGCCGCTGGCGGCAGGGGCCACCGCGCAGTTCAGCGCCGAACACACCATCCGCTACGCCAAAGACCTGGACGTGCAGGAACGCCAATGA
- a CDS encoding phosphatidylglycerophosphatase A, with protein MTFDSPTSAAATGVAAPRRASAAFMLAHPAHAIALGFGSGLSPIAPGTVGTLWGWMSFLVLKPWLTAWQMGALIAGGALLGWWACTTTARNLRVADPGAIVWDEIVAFWLVLWLAMPMGLSGQIVAFALFRFFDAAKPGPVGWADGLFKGFGWRGGWGILFDDFVAAFCTLLVIALWRFFA; from the coding sequence ATGACCTTTGATTCCCCGACTTCTGCAGCAGCCACCGGCGTGGCCGCCCCGCGCCGCGCCAGCGCCGCCTTCATGCTGGCCCACCCGGCCCATGCCATTGCGCTGGGCTTTGGCTCAGGCCTCTCGCCCATCGCGCCCGGCACCGTGGGTACGCTGTGGGGCTGGATGTCGTTTCTGGTGCTCAAGCCCTGGCTGACGGCCTGGCAAATGGGCGCACTGATTGCGGGCGGAGCCCTGCTAGGCTGGTGGGCATGCACCACCACCGCGCGCAACCTGCGCGTGGCCGACCCCGGCGCGATCGTGTGGGACGAGATCGTCGCCTTCTGGCTCGTGCTGTGGCTGGCCATGCCCATGGGCCTGTCGGGCCAGATTGTGGCCTTCGCCCTGTTCCGCTTTTTTGACGCCGCCAAGCCCGGCCCGGTGGGCTGGGCCGATGGCCTCTTCAAAGGCTTTGGCTGGCGCGGGGGCTGGGGCATTCTGTTTGACGACTTTGTGGCCGCCTTCTGCACGCTGCTGGTGATTGCGCTGTGGAGATTTTTTGCATGA
- a CDS encoding CinA family protein — protein MSTTHTPSAPATDLLPKSELSALIHQALEADLTQISSTLLARGWMLATAESCTGGMIAAACTDLAGSSQWFERGFVTYSNEAKTDLLGVPAALIAAHGAVSEPVAHAMAAGAVARSRAQVAVAVTGIAGPTGGSADKPVGTVWFGWAVNGHITTATRRFDGDRAAVRQQTLAWACERLNALINAGH, from the coding sequence ATGAGCACCACCCACACGCCCAGCGCCCCGGCTACGGATTTGCTACCAAAAAGTGAGCTGTCTGCGCTTATCCATCAAGCGCTAGAGGCCGATTTGACTCAAATCTCCTCCACCCTGCTCGCCCGCGGCTGGATGCTGGCCACCGCCGAGAGCTGCACCGGCGGCATGATTGCCGCAGCCTGCACCGACCTGGCAGGCTCCAGCCAGTGGTTTGAGCGGGGCTTCGTCACCTATTCCAACGAGGCCAAGACCGACCTGCTGGGCGTGCCCGCTGCGCTGATCGCCGCCCACGGCGCCGTGAGCGAACCCGTGGCCCACGCCATGGCAGCAGGCGCAGTCGCCCGCTCCCGCGCCCAGGTGGCCGTGGCCGTCACCGGCATTGCAGGCCCCACCGGCGGCAGTGCCGACAAGCCCGTGGGCACCGTCTGGTTCGGCTGGGCCGTGAACGGCCACATCACCACCGCCACCCGCCGCTTTGACGGAGACCGCGCAGCCGTGCGGCAGCAGACGCTGGCGTGGGCGTGCGAACGGTTGAATGCACTCATCAACGCAGGCCACTGA
- the ssuD gene encoding FMNH2-dependent alkanesulfonate monooxygenase yields the protein MSLNVFWFLPTHGDGRYLGSTQQARAVDQTYLQQIAQAAERLGYGGVLVPTGRSCEDSWVVASNLAAVTRTLKFLVALRPSTFSVTANARMAATLDRLSGGRLLINVVAGGDAGDLEADGTFLSHAARYDHAREFLQVWKGLLAGETVDFEGEHIQVKGARQLFPPLQQPHPPLYFGGSSPAAHDLAAEQVELYISWGERPEDVAAKFADVRARAAAQGRTVRFGVRLHVIVRETEQEAWAAADRLICELDDDTVARAQAALGRLDSEGQQRMSALHGGKRDKLEISPNLWAGVGLVRGGAGTALVGNPQQVADRLKEYAALGADTFVLSGYPHLEEAYRFAELVFPLLPVAVQEKVGATLLSPFGEAIADGAVPRLKVAQS from the coding sequence ATGAGCCTCAACGTTTTCTGGTTTCTTCCCACCCACGGCGATGGCCGTTACCTTGGCAGCACGCAACAAGCGCGGGCCGTCGATCAAACCTATCTGCAGCAGATTGCCCAGGCCGCTGAACGCTTGGGCTACGGCGGTGTGCTGGTGCCCACGGGGCGCTCGTGCGAAGACTCGTGGGTCGTTGCCTCCAATCTGGCAGCGGTCACGCGCACGCTCAAGTTTCTGGTGGCGCTGAGACCCTCCACGTTCTCCGTCACAGCCAATGCGCGCATGGCGGCCACGCTCGATCGCCTCTCAGGCGGGCGCCTGCTCATCAACGTGGTGGCCGGAGGCGACGCGGGAGATCTGGAGGCCGATGGCACCTTCCTCTCGCACGCTGCACGCTACGACCATGCGCGTGAGTTCCTCCAAGTGTGGAAAGGCCTGCTGGCGGGCGAGACGGTGGACTTTGAAGGCGAGCACATCCAGGTCAAAGGCGCACGCCAGCTCTTTCCTCCGCTGCAGCAGCCGCACCCGCCGCTGTACTTTGGCGGCTCATCGCCCGCTGCACACGACCTGGCCGCCGAGCAGGTGGAGTTGTACATCTCTTGGGGCGAGCGCCCCGAAGATGTGGCGGCCAAGTTTGCAGACGTCCGTGCCCGCGCTGCTGCCCAAGGCCGCACCGTGCGTTTTGGCGTGCGCCTGCACGTCATCGTGCGCGAAACCGAGCAGGAAGCCTGGGCCGCTGCCGACCGCCTGATCTGCGAGCTGGACGACGACACCGTGGCCCGTGCGCAAGCGGCGCTGGGACGGCTGGATTCGGAAGGCCAGCAGCGCATGAGCGCACTGCACGGCGGCAAGCGCGACAAGCTGGAGATCAGTCCCAACCTGTGGGCCGGGGTAGGCCTGGTACGCGGTGGCGCAGGCACAGCGCTGGTGGGCAACCCGCAGCAGGTGGCAGACCGGCTGAAGGAGTACGCCGCGCTGGGGGCCGACACGTTTGTGCTCTCGGGCTACCCCCACCTCGAAGAGGCTTACCGCTTTGCCGAGCTGGTCTTTCCTCTGCTCCCTGTGGCAGTGCAAGAAAAGGTAGGAGCCACGCTGCTGAGCCCGTTTGGCGAAGCGATCGCAGACGGTGCCGTGCCGCGGCTGAAAGTGGCCCAAAGCTGA
- a CDS encoding nuclear transport factor 2 family protein produces the protein MHPNAQTLHRFYNAFSQLDHATMAACYAPDARFDDEAFSLQGREQIGGMWRMLCSAAQKPGAQEHWKLEFNGIQADANGGRAHWEAHYLFSATGRTVHNIIDGTFTFTPDALIATHRDHFNFWRWSRQALGTPGLLLGWSPSLKRKVRSTAAANLKKFLAQG, from the coding sequence ATGCATCCCAACGCCCAGACCCTGCACCGCTTCTACAACGCCTTCAGCCAGCTCGACCACGCCACCATGGCGGCCTGCTATGCGCCTGATGCCCGGTTTGACGACGAAGCCTTCTCGCTCCAGGGTCGTGAGCAGATCGGTGGCATGTGGCGCATGCTGTGCAGTGCTGCGCAAAAACCCGGCGCGCAGGAGCACTGGAAGCTGGAGTTCAACGGCATTCAGGCCGACGCCAATGGCGGGCGGGCGCACTGGGAGGCACACTACCTCTTCAGCGCCACGGGCCGCACGGTGCACAACATCATCGACGGCACCTTCACCTTCACGCCCGATGCGCTGATTGCCACGCACCGTGACCACTTCAACTTCTGGCGCTGGTCGCGCCAGGCCCTGGGCACGCCGGGGCTGCTGCTGGGCTGGTCGCCCTCACTCAAGCGCAAGGTGCGCAGCACGGCGGCGGCCAATCTGAAGAAGTTTCTCGCCCAAGGGTGA
- a CDS encoding TonB-dependent receptor yields MHTQGFTKRFSPQGCLSPLALSLSLALSTLSGGAQAQASGAASPQVFHIPAGPLAPALTRFAQQAGVALVVDPQRVAGLQTQGISGRFGVEEGFARLLQGTGVSIQKTGAGYLLAPASNAVPGSPVSQAVPGAVPAEPAAGAGALPLVAAAPETALSAPAAPRSPAQGEALETVVVQASRSNIEADKAPQTVQIISKADIDRQLALSTNSSDVLSNLIPSYTPSRGKMNGSGETLRGRTPLILIDGVPQSNPIRPTGREAHTIDFSMVERIEVIQGANAVNGLGATGGTINLITKRSENGAFNQHVDVQATMPTSHIGSDVMGYKTTYRASGRQDRLDYLFAIAAEDQGLYRDAKGRSIGADNTQGDLMDSRSYDILGKIGWWLDDNQRLQFSLNRYQIKSEANYLAVAGNRTTGLPTTSVRGTPPGTPPWNDVWTSSVSYNHYDLAGMELSAMVFHQDFEGLFGADSSATFQDATIAPVGTLYDQSRAVSKKLGSKVTLTKADLLDSRLKLTAGFDTLVDKGKQDLYGTGRTYVPESEYRNLSLFVQGEYKPLEKWTLHGGVRREFADLRIDSYRTLARYNRVAVQGGTLDFNETLYNAGIVFEPTQNWNLFASYSEGFGMPDVGRVLRAINTPGQNVDDMHSLSPIVTQSMELGARFKRGPWEAEASWFRSSSDYGSRVIRVNDAFMLAREKNQIDGVDAGLAYRFNRAHKGKLSYVHTRGRYDSDDNGSLDAKLDGLNVAPNRLIASWTAQWDEQLSSFLQLQHAFSKDFGDPARKFTGYTLVDASLNYKLPGKQGTLRLAVANLFNRNYITYYSQSALVEPLRYFAGRGRTLTVGYSIDF; encoded by the coding sequence ATGCATACACAAGGCTTCACAAAGCGATTCAGCCCGCAAGGCTGCCTGTCCCCCCTCGCACTCTCGTTGTCACTGGCCCTGTCCACTTTGTCGGGTGGGGCTCAGGCTCAGGCATCGGGCGCGGCCAGCCCGCAGGTCTTCCACATTCCGGCAGGCCCGCTGGCACCGGCGCTGACCCGCTTTGCACAGCAGGCCGGTGTCGCGCTGGTGGTAGACCCCCAGCGTGTGGCGGGCCTGCAAACCCAAGGGATCAGCGGTCGCTTTGGCGTCGAAGAAGGCTTTGCCCGGCTGCTCCAGGGCACAGGCGTGTCCATTCAAAAAACCGGGGCGGGCTACCTGCTGGCACCTGCGTCAAACGCTGTGCCGGGCTCGCCCGTATCGCAAGCCGTGCCGGGGGCTGTGCCTGCTGAGCCAGCCGCTGGCGCGGGCGCGCTCCCCTTGGTGGCCGCCGCACCAGAGACCGCTTTGTCCGCTCCTGCAGCGCCTCGCAGCCCTGCGCAAGGCGAAGCGCTGGAGACGGTCGTCGTGCAGGCCTCTCGCTCCAACATCGAGGCTGACAAGGCCCCGCAGACGGTGCAGATCATCAGCAAGGCCGATATTGACCGCCAACTGGCGCTGTCCACCAACTCGTCGGATGTGCTGAGCAACCTGATTCCGTCGTACACGCCCAGCCGCGGCAAGATGAACGGCAGCGGCGAAACCCTGCGGGGCCGCACCCCGCTGATCCTGATCGACGGCGTGCCGCAGTCCAACCCCATCCGCCCCACGGGGCGCGAGGCGCACACCATCGACTTCTCCATGGTCGAGCGCATCGAGGTCATCCAGGGAGCCAACGCGGTCAACGGCCTGGGGGCCACGGGCGGCACCATCAACCTCATCACCAAGCGGTCCGAAAACGGTGCCTTCAACCAGCATGTGGATGTGCAGGCCACTATGCCCACGTCCCACATCGGGAGCGACGTGATGGGCTACAAGACCACCTACCGTGCCAGTGGCCGCCAGGACCGGCTGGACTATCTGTTTGCCATTGCGGCAGAAGACCAGGGGCTGTACCGTGACGCCAAGGGGCGGTCGATTGGCGCAGACAACACCCAGGGCGACCTGATGGATTCGCGCAGCTACGACATCCTGGGCAAGATCGGCTGGTGGCTGGACGATAACCAGCGTCTGCAGTTTTCGCTGAACCGCTACCAAATCAAGTCCGAGGCCAACTACCTGGCGGTGGCAGGCAACCGCACCACGGGCCTGCCCACCACCTCGGTGCGCGGAACACCCCCAGGCACCCCGCCGTGGAACGACGTGTGGACTTCCAGCGTCAGCTACAACCACTACGACCTGGCGGGCATGGAGCTGTCTGCGATGGTGTTCCACCAGGACTTTGAAGGCCTGTTCGGCGCCGACAGTTCGGCCACCTTCCAGGACGCCACCATCGCCCCCGTGGGCACGCTGTACGACCAGTCGCGGGCCGTGTCCAAAAAGCTCGGCAGCAAGGTCACGCTGACCAAGGCCGACTTGCTCGACAGCCGGCTCAAGCTCACCGCTGGCTTTGACACGCTGGTGGACAAGGGCAAGCAAGATCTGTATGGCACGGGCCGCACCTATGTGCCCGAGTCCGAGTACCGCAACCTGTCGCTGTTTGTGCAGGGCGAATACAAGCCGCTGGAGAAGTGGACGCTGCACGGCGGCGTGCGCCGCGAGTTTGCCGATCTGCGCATCGACTCCTACCGCACCCTGGCGCGCTACAACCGCGTGGCGGTGCAGGGCGGCACGCTGGACTTCAACGAGACGCTCTACAACGCAGGCATCGTCTTTGAGCCCACCCAGAACTGGAACCTCTTTGCCAGCTACTCCGAAGGCTTTGGCATGCCCGACGTGGGCCGTGTGCTGCGCGCCATCAACACGCCCGGCCAGAATGTGGACGACATGCACAGCCTGAGCCCCATCGTGACCCAGAGCATGGAGCTGGGCGCGCGCTTCAAGCGCGGCCCGTGGGAGGCCGAGGCGAGCTGGTTTCGCTCGTCCTCAGATTACGGCAGCCGTGTGATCCGGGTGAACGATGCCTTCATGCTGGCGCGAGAGAAGAACCAGATTGACGGTGTGGATGCAGGTCTGGCCTACCGCTTCAATCGTGCCCACAAGGGCAAGCTGTCGTACGTGCACACCCGTGGGCGGTACGACAGCGACGACAACGGCAGCCTGGACGCGAAGCTCGACGGCCTGAACGTGGCACCGAACCGGCTGATCGCCTCCTGGACGGCGCAGTGGGACGAGCAGCTGTCGTCCTTTCTGCAACTGCAGCACGCCTTCAGCAAAGACTTTGGTGACCCGGCCAGAAAGTTCACCGGCTACACCCTGGTGGACGCAAGCCTGAACTACAAGCTGCCTGGCAAGCAAGGCACCCTGCGCCTTGCGGTGGCCAACCTGTTCAACCGCAACTACATCACCTACTACTCGCAAAGTGCGCTGGTGGAGCCCTTGCGCTACTTTGCGGGGCGCGGGCGCACGCTCACGGTGGGCTACTCCATCGACTTTTGA